In the Gossypium raimondii isolate GPD5lz chromosome 9, ASM2569854v1, whole genome shotgun sequence genome, one interval contains:
- the LOC105798016 gene encoding CASP-like protein 1F3 produces MASPEVGRDKSPFMLQPKSLPSPVSKSSKTSSFKAQIMLRVFAAAFTLAAICVMTTSSQSFPLLGFTIKAHYSDSSAMRFLLVTDAIVCAFSVLSVLFVYRLSRSGSDMKYCFYLFLHDMVIMGLATSGCSAATAVGYIGRYGEEKMGWIAVCNHVRKFCNQMTISMVLSYLAFCSYFALSVMSGNKVMYQYESP; encoded by the exons ATGGCATCACCTGAGGTTGGCAGAGATAAATCTCCATTTATGCTTCAACCCAAATCTCTGCCTTCTCCGGTCTCAAAATCCTCAAAAACAAGCTCCTTTAAGGCTCAAATAATGCTCAGGGTTTTCGCTGCTGCTTTCACATTGGCTGCCATCTGTGTTATGACCACAAGCTCCCAATCCTTCCCTCTACTCGGCTTCACTATTAAAGCTCACTATAGTGACTCATCTGCTATGAG GTTTTTACTTGTGACAGACGCTATTGTATGCGCCTTCTCTGTACTTTCGGTGCTCTTTGTTTACCGTTTGAGCCGCTCAGGATCAGATATGAAGTATTGCttctatctttttcttcatGACATG GTGATTATGGGGCTGGCGACATCAGGATGCTCGGCGGCGACGGCGGTGGGATATATCGGGAGATATGGAGAAGAAAAAATGGGGTGGATAGCTGTGTGTAACCATGTGAGGAAGTTTTGTAATCAAATGACGATATCCATGGTGTTATCTTACTTGGCCTTTTGTTCCTACTTTGCTCTTTCTGTTATGTCCGGCAACAAAGTCATGTATCAGTATGAATCACCGTGA